A genomic window from Solanum stenotomum isolate F172 chromosome 10, ASM1918654v1, whole genome shotgun sequence includes:
- the LOC125842938 gene encoding uncharacterized protein LOC125842938: protein MKKDAPFHWDQSCRNAFESIKRYLMNSPVLGAPNLGKPLILYIASQERSLGALLAQENEAKKEQALYYLSRTLIGAELNYTPIEKMCLALLYAIRKLRHYFEAYTIKLISRADLVKFVMTRLVLLGRLARWSILFNQYEIIYTPQKAVKGQTLANFLADHPLSGKWETSDEFPDENAFLTEELPAWTKFFDGSARRDGAGAGVVLISPEQLILPFSFVLGETCSNNATEYQALIVGLEMALVMKIPQLDVYGDSQLIINQLSGSYEVKKEDLLSYLQYATFLLERFDQVFLNHVPREENRMVDALANLATTMSLGENETTKVRICHRWVIPGRLDFQIDESHHISVRVVEEEDWRKPLVEYLEHGRLPEDPRVRADIKRRAPGFIFHDGILFRRSYEELFLRCLDKVEAQQTMDEAHSGTCGAHQSGPKLHFRINRMGYYWPTMVMDCLGHAKKCQACQFHANYIHQSPEALHPTVALWPFDA from the coding sequence ATGAAGAAAGATGCTCCTTTCCACTGGGACCAATCATGTCGAAATGCCTTTGAAAGCATCAAGAGATACTTGATGAATTCACCTGTATTAGGGGCACCAAATCTTGGAAAGCCATTGATACTGTACATTGCATCGCAAGAGCGATCACTTGGGGCACTTCTTGCTCAAGAGAATGAAGCTAAGAAGGAACAAGCATTGTACTATCTGAGTCGAACCTTGATAGGAGCTGAGTTGAATTATACTCCCATTGAGAAGATGTGCTTAGCATTGCTTTATGCGATAAGAAAATTGAGGCATTATTTTGAAGCGTACACTATCAAGCTAATTTCTCGGGCTGATCTTGTAAAGTTCGTAATGACTCGACTAGTTCTCTTAGGACGTCTAGCAAGATGGTCTATATTGTTTAATCAATATGAGATCATTTACACACCTCAAAAGGCTGTGAAGGGGCAAACACTTGCTAATTTCCTTGCTGATCACCCTCTTTCAGGAAAATGGGAAACTTCAGATGAGTTCCCTGATGAAAATGCATTTCTTACTGAAGAGCTGCCAGCATGGACAAAGTTCTTTGATGGATCAGCACGTCGAGATGGTGCAGGGGCGGGAGTCGTGTTGATATCTCCAGAACAACTAATCCTACCATTTTCATTTGTTCTAGGTGAAACTTGTTCCAACAACGCCACAGAGTACCAAGCTTTGATTGTGGGCCTTGAAATGGCATTAGTTATGAAGATTCCTCAATTGGATGTCTACGGTGACTCTCAATTGATCATTAATCAACTCTCGGGGAGTTACGAGGTAAAGAAGGAAGATCTTTTGTCATATCTCCAATATGCTACTTTCTTACTTGAAAGGTTTGATCAAGTGTTCTTAAATCACGTCCCAAGAGAGGAAAATCGAATGGTAGATGCTTTGGCTAACTTGGCTACAACAATGTCACTCGGAGAAAATGAGACAACAAAAGTGCGTATATGTCATCGATGGGTTATTCCTGGTCGTCTTGATTTTCAAATCGATGAAAGCCATCATATATCAGTTCGAgtggttgaagaagaagattggagaAAACCACTGGTTGAGTATCTTGAACATGGAAGACTGCCTGAGGATCCACGAGTAAGAGCAGACATTAAGAGAAGAGCACCAGGATTCATCTTTCACGATGGGATACTGTTTCGTCGTTCTTATGAGGAACTATTCTTGCGGTGTCTTGACAAAGTAGAAGCTCAACAAACAATGGATGAGGCACATTCTGGCACATGTGGAGCACACCAATCAGGGCCTAAACTTCATTTTCGCATCAACAGGATGGGCTACTATTGGCCAACAATGGTGATGGACTGCTTAGGGCATGCAAAAAAGTGTCAAGCGTGTCAATTCCATGCTAATTACATCCATCAGTCTCCAGAGGCTTTGCATCCGACTGTAGCCTTATGGCCCTTCGATGCATAG